The following proteins come from a genomic window of Deinococcus aerophilus:
- a CDS encoding monothiol bacilliredoxin BrxC family protein, with protein MTQTAQTETQAEKQVLVPLTTPEEVDQFLTEYPLAAVFKAGTCHKTMQGFGVLETFLQNHELPVGFIRVVDWRPASNHVAQRTGIIHHSPQLMLFKDGQVQFEVNNWDITPEALSPVFEAQVPRRSGAATVQTDDNIEPYRRLMRDFLDGKLSDWAFQDQYVTLFRDDASLRSQREFELLSRLFGDPDAYHGGLHQLGAPQVRGDLQGRVQALLDELD; from the coding sequence ATGACGCAGACTGCCCAGACCGAGACACAGGCCGAAAAACAGGTGCTTGTTCCCCTGACCACCCCCGAGGAAGTGGACCAGTTCCTCACGGAATACCCGCTGGCCGCCGTGTTCAAGGCCGGCACCTGCCACAAGACCATGCAGGGCTTCGGGGTCCTCGAAACGTTCTTGCAAAACCATGAGCTGCCGGTGGGGTTCATCCGGGTGGTGGACTGGCGGCCGGCCAGCAACCATGTGGCGCAGCGCACCGGCATCATTCACCACAGCCCGCAGCTGATGCTGTTCAAGGACGGTCAGGTGCAGTTCGAGGTGAACAACTGGGACATCACCCCCGAGGCGCTGTCCCCGGTGTTCGAGGCGCAGGTGCCCCGGCGCAGCGGCGCAGCGACCGTGCAGACCGACGACAACATCGAGCCGTACCGCCGCCTGATGCGCGACTTCCTGGACGGCAAGCTCAGCGACTGGGCCTTTCAGGACCAGTACGTGACGTTGTTCCGCGATGACGCCAGCCTGCGCTCGCAGCGCGAATTCGAGCTGCTCTCGCGCCTGTTTGGCGATCCCGACGCCTATCACGGTGGCCTGCACCAGCTCGGCGCGCCCCAGGTTCGCGGCGACCTGCAGGGCCGGGTCCAGGCCCTGCTGGATGAACTGGATTAA